The DNA window GTTCAAATTGTGTCATAACGATCGATCTCCTTTCCAAGAATTCTTTCTTTCCTCCCCTAGGATAACACCCAGCCGATCAAATCACAATATATTTATTGAAAATAGGTATCATTTTCGTTTATGTACGTGATTTTATACAATGCCATGACACAAAAATTCTAGAAAAGCGTCAAATGGGTACAGGGCTTGGCGCGTTTTGGTACACCCCAAACGTCAATTGGGGACGTAGCCTTTTTTAACTTTACTACGTCCCCAATGATTACAGCTTCCAGATATCCCTGTTATATTCCGCAATCGTCCTGTCGGATGAGAAATATCCCGCTTTCGCGATATTCACCAGCATTTTCTTTGCCCAGGCTGTACGGTCTTCATATCCCGCATATGCCTGTTCTTTTGCCTTGATATAGTCTTTCACATCCAGCAGTGTCATGAACCAGTCTTTCTGGATCAGCTCCGCATGGATCTTCAACAGATGGTATGGATCTCCGATCCGCATCATTTCCGGGCTGATGATGAAGTTGATCCACTCCCGGATCTGTTCGTCATTGATATAATAATCTGCCGCCCGGTAATCGCCATTGGCGTAATGTCGGATGACCTCCTCGCTGGAAGCTCCGAAGATATAAATGTTCTCATCTCCTACCAACTGATGGATCTCTACATTGGCTCCGTCTTCTGTTCCCAATGTTACCGCTCCGTTCAGCATGAATTTCATATTACCGGTTCCGGAGGCTTCTTTTGAGGCCAGTGATATCTGCTCGGAAATATCGCAGGCCGGAATCAGATGTTCCGCCAAAGTCACGTTATAGTTTTCTACCATGACCACCTTCAGATACGGAGATACTTCCGGATCGTTGTCGATCAGTTCCTGCAGACACAGGATCAAATGAATGATATCTTTGGCGATCTCATACGCAGGCGCCGCCTTGGCCCCAAAGATCATGGTAATCGGCCTGGCCGGCTTCTTCCCGCTCTTGATCTCCAGATATTTGGCGATCACTGACAGCACATTCATCTGCTGCCGCTTGTACTCATGAAGCCGCTTTACTTGAATGTCGAAGATAGAATCCGGATTCAATTCGACTCCCTGTGTCTTTTTCAAATATTCTGCCAGCTCTGCTTTTTTCTGATGTTTTACTTCCAGCAGAGACTGAAGCGCTTCCTGGTCTTCCTTATGGGCAAGCAGCCCTTCCAGCGCAAGAGCGTCTTTTCGGAAATCGCCTTCCACATAGTGGTCCAGCCATGCTACCAGCTCCCGGTTGCAGTACAGCAGCCACCGGCGGAATGTGATTCCGTTTGTCTTATTGTTGAATTTCTCCGGGTAAATGTCATAAAATGGCTTCAGCTCAGAGTTTTTCAAGATTTCTGTATGCAGCTCCGCCACTCCGTTGACACTGCACCCGTAATGGATATCCATGTGGGCCATGTGAACCCGGCCTTCCTGGTCGATGATAGCCACTCGTTCGTCCTGATATCTGCCCTTGATCCGAAGATCCAGTTCCCGGATGATAGGAACCAGCTGCGGCACTACTCTTTCCAGATAGTGAAGAGGCCATTTCTCCAGCGCTTCCGCCAATATCGTGTGATTGGTGTAGGCGCAGGTCTTCTGGACGATCTCTACCGCCTCGTTAAAATCAATGTTCTTCTGCACCAACAGACGGATCAGCTCCGGAATCACCATCGATGGGTGCGTATCATTGATCTGGATCACCACATGTTCATGGAGTTTTCTCAGATCATATCCCTTTTCCTCACACTCTTTCAAAATGAACTGCGCTCCATTGGACACCATGAAATACTGCTGATAGATCCTCAGCAGATTTCCCGCTTCATCACTGTCATCCGGATACAAAAAGAGGGTCAGGTTCTTGCCGATATTGTATTTATCAAAAGAGATCCCATCTCCTACAATGCTCTCGTCTACTCCCTCCACATCAAACAGATGGAGTTTGTTTTTCCCATTTTCGTATCCTGCCACATCAATGTCATAGAGTTTGGAAGTCAGGGTAAAATCCTTAAATGGCACTTGGAAGCCTACACCCGTATCCGTCAGCCAGCTTTCCGGCTCCAGCCATGGATTCGGCGTTTCCTTCTGTTTGTGATCCTCAAATACCTGTTTAAAAAGTCCCATATGGTAATTCAGCCCGATTCCATCCCCATTCAGCCCTAAAGTAGCAATGGAGTCTAAAAAGCAGGCCGCCAGCCGTCCCAGACCTCCATTTCCGAGAGACGGCTCTGGTTCAATCTCTTCAATGGCCGCCAAGGTTTTCCCATTTTCCTCTAGAATCTGCGATACTTCCTCGTAGATCCCCAGATTGATCAGGTTATTGGACAGCAGTTTCCCGATCAGAAATTCCGCGGAAATATAGTAAAGTTTCCGGTTTCCCGTAATCTCCGGGAGCTTCCGCAGCTGCTCTTTTGTATAAGACAAAAGGGCCAGATACAGCTCCTGATCTTTTGCTTCACAGATACTCTTGTGAAATCGCTCCTGCACCAGTTTTTCTAACTCTTCTCTTACCATCGTCTTTCTCCTTTCAAACATAGCGGGATAACTCCTGCCTTTTTCAGTAAAAATACCGCTCCATAACTAAATCCAGTTATTTTGCGGTATCTTTCGTTCTGTCTGTTTATTCGGTTGAAGTAGCTTTCTCGATCTGCGCGATCGCTGCCTTCTGCATCGGAATCCGGCAATTTCGGTTGCTTCCAAATTCCACGATGACATCATCATCATTAATATCAATGATCACGCCGTAAAATCCACTGGTAGTAAGGACAGTATCCCCAACTTCCATCTCCGCGATCATTGCCTGAACTCTTTTCTGTTCCTTTTTCTGCGGACGGATAAAGATGAACCAGAAACCACCAAAGATCACTATATATATAATGATCAGCAGGCCCCAGCTTCCACCGCCGCTCTGTGATGCTAATGCAAACATACTAAATTCCTCCTAAATCTCTTTTCGCACTATTGCTATCATACACAAAAATCCATATTTCATCAAGTGCTTTCGTCTAATTCCAGAAAATTTTATTCTATTTTATTCATTTCCCGCCGTCATTCCACTGAGCTTTTTCTTCTTGTATTCCTGATAATTCCCAGCTTCAATGGCCCCTCGGATTTCCTTCATCATAGTATTGTAGAAATACAGATTGTGAAGCACACAAAGCCGCATCCCCAGCATTTCTTTTGCTTTCAGCAGATGCCGGATATAAGCTCTGGAATATCTGCGGCACACCGGACACTGGCACCCTTCCTCAATGGGGCGCGCATCCAGCTCGTATTTTGCGTTAAATAGATTTAATTTTCCTTGGTTGGTATAGACATGGCCATGCCGGCCGTTTCTGCTTGGGTAGACACAGTCAAAGAAGTCCACGCCCCGGTCCACCGCTTCCAAAATATTGGCAGGCGTACCCACTCCCATCAGATAAGTAGGCTTATTTACCGGCAGATGAGGGACTACCGCCTCCAGGATCCGGTACATATCCTCATGGGACTCGCCTACCGCCAGGCCGCCCACCGCATAACCGTCAAGATCCAGCTCCGCAATCTCCTGAGCATGACGGATACGGATATCTTCACAGATCCCGCCTTGGTTGATCCCAAACAGAAGCTGACGCGGATTGATGGTGTCCGGCAGACTGTTCAGCCGTTCCATCTCCTTTTTGCAGCGCCTCAGCCACCGGGCGGTCCTTGCCACAGACCGCTCAATATAATCCCGGTCCGCCACACTGGATGGACATTCATCAAAAGCCATGGCTATGGTGGAGGCAAGGTTGGACTGGATCTGCATACTCTCTTCCGGCCCCATGAATATCCTTCGTCCATCAATATGGGAATTGAAATAAACGCCTTCTTCCTGGATCTTGCGCAGGCCCGCCAAGGAGAACACCTGGAACCCGCCTGAATCCGTCAGGATTGGCTTATCCCATACCATAAACTTGTGAAGTCCCCCAAGCTTTTTCACCACCTGGTCCCCGGGGCGCACATGGAGATGGTATGTATTAGAAAGCTCTACCTGGGTTCCGATCTCTTCCAGATCTTCAGTAGAAACCGCTCCCTTGATCGCCGCCGCTGTTCCTACATTCATAAATACAGGGGTCTCAACGACCCCATGTACAGTGTGAAGCCTTCCTCGTTTAGCAAGGCCGTCACGCTTTATCAATTCATACATTGCATTCTCATCCTTTGATTTAGTAATGGCATACCACCGGCGTACCGTCAGAGATCAGATCATACATCTTTGCCGCCTGATCCGTTGGCATGTTGATACACCCATGGGATCCATTCGTCTTGTAGCGTTCGCCGCCAAAAGAAGACTGCCAGGAGGCATCGTGGAATCCGATTCCGCCGTTAAATGGCATCCAGTATTTTACCGGTGACTCATAGGTATAAGACCCGTCAGGAAGCCGGTCTCCCCGAAGCACCGCGTTTTTTGTCTTATATGACAAAGAATAAGTTCCTTGCGGAGTCCCATTTCCTTTATTAGGATTTCCCGTTACAACCGGAGAATCCAGGACCACCTGACCATCCTTAATGAAATACGCATGCTGGTTGGTCAAGTCCACTTCCGCATAGGTGGTTCCAATGTCAATAGAACCATGGCTTGCCGCCCGGCTGGAGTATTCCGGTTCCCTTGTTACTACTTCGCCATTCTGGATATTTGCGACCAACGCATTGTATTCCGCATCCTGGTCGATCTTCCACCCATAACTTCCGCCTTCTACTGTCACCGTATTCCCTGTCGCTGTGGTAAACTGTCTGGATTTTCCTTTTGTATCATATTTGTCCGCCAGCGACTGGATATATTGCTTTACCGCATCTGTATTAAAGGTAACTTCCATCTTATCATTGACCGTTACCCACTGAGAGATCACAGCCGCGTTTACCACCTCTGTATTGGGGTTGAAATCATAGGTGATCTCCGCTTTTAAGTAGCTGTTCATGGCATTATTAGCCGCGATCACTTCTTCAGAGTCTGACACATATGAAGGCTTGATATAGCACTCTTCTTCTGTCAGATTCAACGTGTGCTGGAATCCTTCAATATAACTGCGCACTTTCTCATTGAACACTTCTTCATTGATCTGCGTCCCCACAACTTCCGGCACGATCTCAAATTGGGTTTCCTTAAATTCCGGGTGCGCGTTTACGGACGCCACCTGATTCTCAGGATTCATGCATGCCAGAGCCGCGATCTGCTCCGCCAGCGCAGTCTCGTCATATTTGACTCCTACTTCCGCATCCAGCTCCGGGTGGTCCCACAATGTCGTCAGCCACAGGAAATTATCCTGATCCTTCACAAGCTGAGCCAACTGCTTGCCAGGCACATACTCCAGAGAAATATTTTTGCCTGCGATCTCTTCCGTTCCGCCGTCAGATTCTTCCAGCGTCAGTGTGTAATCTTCTACCTGCTGGCGCATATAATCTTCAACCTGGCTGACACTCTTTAAAGACACGTCTGTTCCATTGATCGTAGTAAAGAACATGAAATGACTATTAAAGTAAACCGCAAATCCAATATAGACTACAGCGATCACACCAATGATACTGCCGATGATGATCGCCAGTTTCTTTCTAAATTTATGCTTCCGATAGGCCTTTTCCGCATCCGTCTCTTCTTCCTCCTCGCTCTCCTCTTCCGGATTCAGAATATCCGTCTGGTCTTCCGCGCTATCTTTGTCCAATTCCTCTTCTAATGCCTCTTCTGCCTCTTCCTGAAAATCCTCTTCCTTTTCTAAGTCCTCTTCATCCAGGAAATCTTCCTCTAAATCTTCTTCGCCATCTAGGTCTTCTTCATCTAAAAATTCTTCGCTGTCGAAACCCTCATCTTCATCCTCTTCGTCTAAGAATTCTTCTTCATCTAAATCTTTTTCCTGGAGATCCTTGTCGTCTAAATCCTCTTCCTCAGACACAGGGATATCTTCCTCTTCTTTCTTTTCAAAGACTTTATCTCTATCCAGATCATCATAGATCTCTTTCATTGTTTCTTCAATGATCTCATCTGCATTTTTATCAGTATTTCCCATATAAC is part of the Lachnospiraceae bacterium KGMB03038 genome and encodes:
- a CDS encoding glycogen/starch/alpha-glucan phosphorylase: MVREELEKLVQERFHKSICEAKDQELYLALLSYTKEQLRKLPEITGNRKLYYISAEFLIGKLLSNNLINLGIYEEVSQILEENGKTLAAIEEIEPEPSLGNGGLGRLAACFLDSIATLGLNGDGIGLNYHMGLFKQVFEDHKQKETPNPWLEPESWLTDTGVGFQVPFKDFTLTSKLYDIDVAGYENGKNKLHLFDVEGVDESIVGDGISFDKYNIGKNLTLFLYPDDSDEAGNLLRIYQQYFMVSNGAQFILKECEEKGYDLRKLHEHVVIQINDTHPSMVIPELIRLLVQKNIDFNEAVEIVQKTCAYTNHTILAEALEKWPLHYLERVVPQLVPIIRELDLRIKGRYQDERVAIIDQEGRVHMAHMDIHYGCSVNGVAELHTEILKNSELKPFYDIYPEKFNNKTNGITFRRWLLYCNRELVAWLDHYVEGDFRKDALALEGLLAHKEDQEALQSLLEVKHQKKAELAEYLKKTQGVELNPDSIFDIQVKRLHEYKRQQMNVLSVIAKYLEIKSGKKPARPITMIFGAKAAPAYEIAKDIIHLILCLQELIDNDPEVSPYLKVVMVENYNVTLAEHLIPACDISEQISLASKEASGTGNMKFMLNGAVTLGTEDGANVEIHQLVGDENIYIFGASSEEVIRHYANGDYRAADYYINDEQIREWINFIISPEMMRIGDPYHLLKIHAELIQKDWFMTLLDVKDYIKAKEQAYAGYEDRTAWAKKMLVNIAKAGYFSSDRTIAEYNRDIWKL
- the tgt gene encoding tRNA guanosine(34) transglycosylase Tgt; translated protein: MYELIKRDGLAKRGRLHTVHGVVETPVFMNVGTAAAIKGAVSTEDLEEIGTQVELSNTYHLHVRPGDQVVKKLGGLHKFMVWDKPILTDSGGFQVFSLAGLRKIQEEGVYFNSHIDGRRIFMGPEESMQIQSNLASTIAMAFDECPSSVADRDYIERSVARTARWLRRCKKEMERLNSLPDTINPRQLLFGINQGGICEDIRIRHAQEIAELDLDGYAVGGLAVGESHEDMYRILEAVVPHLPVNKPTYLMGVGTPANILEAVDRGVDFFDCVYPSRNGRHGHVYTNQGKLNLFNAKYELDARPIEEGCQCPVCRRYSRAYIRHLLKAKEMLGMRLCVLHNLYFYNTMMKEIRGAIEAGNYQEYKKKKLSGMTAGNE
- the yajC gene encoding preprotein translocase subunit YajC encodes the protein MFALASQSGGGSWGLLIIIYIVIFGGFWFIFIRPQKKEQKRVQAMIAEMEVGDTVLTTSGFYGVIIDINDDDVIVEFGSNRNCRIPMQKAAIAQIEKATSTE
- a CDS encoding L,D-transpeptidase family protein, with protein sequence MGNTDKNADEIIEETMKEIYDDLDRDKVFEKKEEEDIPVSEEEDLDDKDLQEKDLDEEEFLDEEDEDEGFDSEEFLDEEDLDGEEDLEEDFLDEEDLEKEEDFQEEAEEALEEELDKDSAEDQTDILNPEEESEEEEETDAEKAYRKHKFRKKLAIIIGSIIGVIAVVYIGFAVYFNSHFMFFTTINGTDVSLKSVSQVEDYMRQQVEDYTLTLEESDGGTEEIAGKNISLEYVPGKQLAQLVKDQDNFLWLTTLWDHPELDAEVGVKYDETALAEQIAALACMNPENQVASVNAHPEFKETQFEIVPEVVGTQINEEVFNEKVRSYIEGFQHTLNLTEEECYIKPSYVSDSEEVIAANNAMNSYLKAEITYDFNPNTEVVNAAVISQWVTVNDKMEVTFNTDAVKQYIQSLADKYDTKGKSRQFTTATGNTVTVEGGSYGWKIDQDAEYNALVANIQNGEVVTREPEYSSRAASHGSIDIGTTYAEVDLTNQHAYFIKDGQVVLDSPVVTGNPNKGNGTPQGTYSLSYKTKNAVLRGDRLPDGSYTYESPVKYWMPFNGGIGFHDASWQSSFGGERYKTNGSHGCINMPTDQAAKMYDLISDGTPVVCHY